The DNA window GACGTGAACCGCCTGCGAGCGCTGCTCGATCTCTGACGCCTGCCGGATCCGAGCAGTGCAACGCGCTGCCGGTCGCGGGTCATCTCCTCCAGCCGAGGGCGTGTGGGAGCATGGCGCCATGGCGGAATCGCAGGCAGGGGCGGGATCTCTTGGCGCGCGTCGGGCCCGGTGGGCCGGTCTCGCCTTGGCGGTGGTGGTCGGGTCGGCGGCCCTGGCGGGCTGTTCGTCCGGGTCCGACGACACGTCGGGGCCGACCACGTCGTTCCTCGGCGACAACCCTGCCGCCGGCCCGTTCTACCAGCCGCCCGACCCGCTGCCCGACGGCGACCCGGGCGACCTCATCCGCTCCGAGCCGCTCGACGGTGCGCCTGACGGCAGCCGGGCGTGGCGCATCCTCTACCTGTCCACGGGCCTCGACGACGAGCCCATCGCGGTGTCCGGCATGGTCTTCGCCCCCGACGACGCGTCGTCCTCGTCCGGGTCGACGACCACCGCCGCGAGCGGGGCGACCACGACCACCGGCTCCGACGCGACCACGACGACGGCGTCGAGCGGTGGCGGCGACGGTCGTGACCGCCCCGTCGTGGCCTGGGCCCACCCGACGACGGGGGTGGCCGACACCTGCGCCCCGTCGGTGCTGTCCGACGGCCCGTCGCTGGTGGCGGGGCTCGACGCCTTCCTAGACGCGGGCTTCGTGGTGGCCGCCACCGACTACCAGGGCCTCGGCACGCCGGGCCTGCACCCGTACCTGATCGGCGAGTCCGAGGGGCGGGGCACGCTCGACGCCGTCCGGGCCGCCCGCCAGATCGACGAGGCCCACGCCGGTAGCACCGTGTTCACGTGGGGCCACTCGCAAGGTGGGCAGGCGTCGCTGTTCGCGGGCCAGATGGCCGCCGACTACGCCCCCGAGCTGGAGCTGGCCGGTGTCGCCGCGGCGGCGCCGGCGGGCGAGCTGGCCGAGGTGTTCGACCTCGACGAGAACACCGTCGACGGCATCGCCCTCGGTGGGTGGGCCATGAACGCCTTCTACCAGGTGTACAAGGACGACAACCCGGACATGGACATCGACCAGATGGTCACCAGCGCCGGTCAGGACGCGCTCCCGCGGCTCGAGCGGCTGTGCGACGTCATCCCCCGCCAGTACGCCCGCATCGAGCGCATCGCCACGCCGCTCATCGGCGGCTTCTACGCCACCGACGACCCGGCGTCGGTGGCGCCGTGGGGCGACCTGCTCACCGAGAACAGCCCGGGTGGGGACCCCGCCGGCGCGCCGGTGTTCCTGGCGCAGGACAGCGCCGACGAGGTGGTGCCCGAGCGGTCGACCAACCGCCTCGTGCACCACCTCTGCCGGCAGGGCGACACCGTCGACTACAAGGTGTACCCCGGCCTGAGCCACACGGTGATCGGCTACGAGTCGGCCCCCGACGCGCTGGCGTGGATGCAGTCGATCCTCGCCGGCGACACCCCGCCCGACACCTGCCCCTGACCGCCACCTGCGGACGGGAATGCCTGGCGCCCTCCTGCGTTGATACTTGCAGACGCAAGGAACTGTGAGAGGATCGCCGGCATGGAACATCCCACTGGACGCCACCTCGAGCTCGGGCTCGACACCTTCGGGGACGCCACCTTCGACGACGACGGGCGCCTGAAGTCCGACGCCCAGGTGCTCCGAGACGTCGTCGAGCAGGGCGTGCTGGCCGACCAGGTGGGGGTCGACTTCCTCGGCCTCGGCGAGCACCACCGTGACGACTTCGCCATCTCCGCCCCCGAGGTCGTCCTCGCCGCCATCGCCGCCCGCACCGAGCGCATCCGCCTCGGCACCGCGGTCACCGTCCTCAGCTCCGACGACCCCGTCCGGGTCTTCCAGCGCTTCGCCACCCTCGACGCCCTGTCCGACGGCCGGGCCGAGGTGATCGTCGGCCGGGGCTCGTTCACCGAGTCGTTCCCGCTGTTCGGCTTCGCCCTCGAGGACTACGAGGAGCTGTTCGAGGAGCGCCTCGACCTCTTCACCCTGCTCCGCGACGAGAAGCCGGTCACGTGGCGGGGCGCCACCCGGGCCGCGCTCGACCACCAGCAGGTGT is part of the Acidimicrobiales bacterium genome and encodes:
- a CDS encoding alpha/beta hydrolase; this encodes MAESQAGAGSLGARRARWAGLALAVVVGSAALAGCSSGSDDTSGPTTSFLGDNPAAGPFYQPPDPLPDGDPGDLIRSEPLDGAPDGSRAWRILYLSTGLDDEPIAVSGMVFAPDDASSSSGSTTTAASGATTTTGSDATTTTASSGGGDGRDRPVVAWAHPTTGVADTCAPSVLSDGPSLVAGLDAFLDAGFVVAATDYQGLGTPGLHPYLIGESEGRGTLDAVRAARQIDEAHAGSTVFTWGHSQGGQASLFAGQMAADYAPELELAGVAAAAPAGELAEVFDLDENTVDGIALGGWAMNAFYQVYKDDNPDMDIDQMVTSAGQDALPRLERLCDVIPRQYARIERIATPLIGGFYATDDPASVAPWGDLLTENSPGGDPAGAPVFLAQDSADEVVPERSTNRLVHHLCRQGDTVDYKVYPGLSHTVIGYESAPDALAWMQSILAGDTPPDTCP